The Candidatus Methanomethylophilaceae archaeon genome contains a region encoding:
- a CDS encoding sirohydrochlorin cobaltochelatase translates to MKAFFVTISGTPSAEDAIEMMAKTGVKKVFLAPLMFEAGFHARRDMSAEKNSMRSAFVSAGFETECIMKGMGEIPEFRRLFLSNLKDTLDG, encoded by the coding sequence ATGAAAGCATTCTTCGTCACCATCTCCGGAACACCGTCCGCAGAAGATGCCATTGAGATGATGGCCAAAACAGGCGTGAAAAAAGTGTTTCTTGCGCCGCTGATGTTCGAAGCGGGATTCCATGCCCGCCGTGACATGTCAGCTGAAAAGAATTCGATGAGATCTGCATTCGTGTCCGCCGGATTCGAGACAGAATGCATCATGAAAGGCATGGGAGAGATCCCGGAATTCCGCAGGCTTTTCTTATCCAATCTGAAGGATACGCTGGACGGGTGA